The DNA sequence GAACATATATTTGGGGTCAGTCTATACTCCATGTCTATCTCCAGGCCAGAACACCTCCCTGCCACTGACGTGGAAAAAAGGAGACCCTGTCACAGCCATCAGAAGATCTAAGAGCATTTTCCTTCATCCTCTCTTGCCGGAATAAGAAGTTTGTACCAGGCACTCATTCCTGCATGCAAGAGGTTAGCATGTTGGCTGATTGGGtatgataaatgaagaaatgaaaataatttgctgcgtttattttgcttaacaataAACGCTTGATTTTAGACCAGGAATGAGACAAAGCAGAGACAGTGTCACGACGTAGTTGTACACATTGCTGTGCTCCTTTGCCATGTTTCTATGACCACAATAATCCAGTGTCCCCGTATATTTGTACTTGAGCCCTATTAAGTAAGCTGCTGTGCTTTCAGTAAACACTTTCTGGGGCTCTATTTGTCAAGACTCTTAGAGATAAAAAATAGTTAAACACGTGCAACTTGATTGCCCTCTTGCGCTTTTCTCCTAGGGCCTATTCATGCTGATGAATTAAAAAATGCGGGTGcttgtgtgtacacatatgtgtgtgtctgtacagaTAACTTGAGAAGGTGAGGCCATCCAGGATTGGTGGCTAGGCGACGGTGGAGGCCTTTAGAAACCCACCCACCCCGCTGTTAGCCCTGTGGGCCAGAAAGTTGCCCTGCACACCTCCGCAGCGTCCAGCCCCAACCTAGGGCCGAAATTGTCAGGAGCAGAGGAAAAGCATTaacttaaccattttaaagtctGTGATCTGCCCACTCGCCCCTCCCCGGCCCGCTCAGAGCTATGTCTGGCCTTGGTCACCGATGGTGTTTCCAGAGTGCGTGTTCTGCATGCACACCTAGGAAGCAACTTGAAAGTGAACAGGACGCTGGGGGCTTCCCTCGCGAGTGAATGCGCGGAGTCGCCCCTCTTCACGCGAGGGCGTCGCTGAGGTCCCTCTGCTCGGGGTCAGCACCGGCCTGGGTCTTCTCCCGGGGGCCGAGCGCCTGTAACACGATGTGtacaccccccccacccccctacaCCCGGTTAGAAAGGGGCAAAGCGATTCCCTTTTCCAGCGCGTTTTCTCCGCGCACCCAGTCAGCAGCCGCCGGCCGGCCGCGTGGGGGTCCCCGGGCGCCCCCNNNNNNNNNNNNNNNNNNNNNNNNNNNNNNNNNNNNNNNNNNNNNNNNNNNNNNNNNNNNNNNNNNNNNNNNNNNNNNNNNNNNNNNNNNNNNNNNNNNNNNNNNNNNNNNNNNNNNNNNNNNNNNNNNNNNNNNNNNNNNNNNNNNNNNNNNNNNNNNNNNNNNNNNNNNNNNNNNNNNNNNNNNNNNNNNNNNNNNNNNNNNNNNNNNNNNNNNNNNNNNNNNNNNNNNNNNNNNNNNNNNNNNNNNNNNNNNNNNNNNNNNNNNNNNNNNNNNNNNNNNNNNNNNNNNNNNNNNNNNNNNNNNNNNNNNNNNNNNNNNNNNNNNNNNNNNNNNNNNNNNNNNNNNNNNNNNNNNNNNNNNNNNNNNNNNNNNNNNNNNNNNNNNNNNNNNNNNNNNNNNNNNNNNNNNNNNNNNNNNNNNNNNNNNNNNNNNNNNNNNNNNNNNNNNNNNNNNNNNNNNNNNNNNNNNNNNNNNNNNNNNNNNNNNNNNNNNNNNNNNNNNNNNNNNNNNNNNNNNNNNNNNNNNNNNNNNNNNNNNNNNNNNNNNNNNNNNNNNNNNNNNNNNNNNNNNNNNNNNNNNNNNNNNNNNNNNNNNNNNNNNNNNNNNNNNNNNNNNNNNNNNNNNNNNNNNNNNNNNNNNNNNNNNNNNNNNNNNNNNNNNNNNNNNNNNNNNNNNNNNNNNNNNNNNNNNNNNNNNNNNNNNNNNNNNNNNNNNNNNNNNNNNNNNNNNNNNNNNNNNNNNNNNNNNNNNNNNNNNNNNNNNNNNNNNNNNNNNNNNNNNNNNNNNNNNNNNNNNNNNNNNNNNNNNNNNNNNNNNNNNNNNNNNNNNNNNNNNNNNNNNNNNNNNNNNNNNNNNNNNNNNNNNNNNNNNNNNNNNNNNNNNNNNNNNNNNNNNNNNNNNNNNNNNNNNNNNNNNNNNNNNNNNNNNNNNNNNNNNNNNNNNNNNNNNNNNNNNNNNNNNNNNNNNNNNNNNNNNNNNNNNNNNNNNNNNNNNNNNNNNNNNNNNNNNNNNNNNNNNNNNNNNNNNNNNNNNNNNNNNNNNNNNNNNNNNNNNNNNNNNNNNNNNNNNNNNNNNNNNNNNNNNNNNNNNNNNNNNNNNNNNNNNNNNNNNNNNNNNNNNNNNNNNNNNNNNNNNNNNNNNNNNNNNNNNNNNNNNNNNNNNNNNNNNNNNNNNNNNNNNNNNNNNNNNNNNNNNNNNNNNNNNNNNNNNNNNNNNNNNNNNNNNNNNNNNNNNNNNNNNNNNNNNNNNNNNNNNNNNNNNNNNNNNNNNNNNNNNNNNNNNNNNNNNNNNNNNNNNNNNNNNNNNNNNNNNNNNNNNNNNNNNNNNNNNNNNNNNNNNNNNNNNNNNNNNNNNNNNNNNNNNNNNNNNNNNNNNNNNNNNNNNNNNNNNNNNNNNNNNNNNNNNNNNNNNNNNNNNNNNNNNNNNNNNNNNNNNNNNNNNNNNNNNNNNNNNNNNNNNNNNNNNNNNNNNNNNNNNNNNNNNNNNNNNNNNNNNNNNNNNNNNNNNNNNNNNNNNNNNNNNNNNNNNNNNNNNNNNNNNNNNNNNNNNNNNNNNNNNNNNNNNNNNNNNNNNNNNNNNNNNNNNNNNNNNNNNNNNNNNNNNNNNNNNNNNNNNNNNNNNNNNNNNNNNNNNNNNNNNNNNNNNNNNNNNNNNNNNNNNNNNNNNNNNNNNNNNNNNNNNNNNNNNNNNNNNNNNNNNNNNNNNNNNNNNNNNNNNNNNNNNNNNNNNNNNNNNNNNNNNNNNNNNNNNNNNNNNNNNNNNNNNNNNNNNNNNNNNNNNNNNNNNNNNNNNNNNNNNNNNNNNNNNNNNNNNNNNNNNNNNNNNNNNNNNNNNNNNNNNNNNNNNNNNNNNNNNNNNNNNNNNNNNNNNNNNNNNNNNNNNNNNNNNNNNNNNNNNNNNNNNNNNNNNNNNNNNNNNNNNNNNNNNNNNNNNNNNNNNNNNNNNNNNNNNNNNNNNNNNNNNNNNNNNNNNNNNNNNNNNNNNNNNNNNNNNNNNNNNNNNNNNNNNNNNNNNNNNNNNNNNNNNNNNNNNNNNNNNNNNNNNNNNNNNNNNNNNNNNNNNNNNNNNNNNNNNNNNNNNNNNNNNNNNNNNNNNNNNNNNNNNNNNNNNNNNNNNNNNNNNNNNNNNNNNNNNNNNNNNNNNNNNNNNNNNNNNNNNNNNNNNNNNNNNNNNNNNNNNNNNNNNNNNNNNNNNNNNNNNNNNNNNNNNNNNNNNNNNNNNNNNNNNNNNNNNNNNNNNNNNNNNNNNNNNNNNNNNNNNNNNNNNNNNNNNNNNNNNNNNNNNNNNNNNNNNNNNNNNNNNNNNNNNNNNNNNNNNNNNNNNNNNNNNNNNNNNNNNNNNNNNNNNNNNNNNNNNNNNNNNNNNNNNNNNNNNNNNNNNNNNNNNNNNNNNNNNNNNNNNNNNNNNNNNNNNNNNNNNNNNNNNNNNNNNNNNNNNNNNNNNNNNNNNNNNNNNNNNNNNNNNNNNNNNNNNNNNNNNNNNNNNNNNNNNNNNNNNNNNNNNNNNNNNNNNNNNNNNNNNNNNNNNNNNNNNNNNNNNNNNNNNNNNNNNNNNNNNNNNNNNNNNNNNNNNNNNNNNNNNNNNNNNNNNNNNNNNNNNNNNNNNNNNNNNNNNNNNNNNNNNNNNNNNNNNNNNNNNNNNNNNNNNNNNNNNNNNNNNNNNNNNNNNNNNNNNNNNNNNNNNNNNNNNNNNNNNNNNNNNNNNNNNNNNNNNNNNNNNNNNNNNNNNNNNNNNNNNNNNNNNNNNNNNNNNNNNNNNNNNNNNNNNNNNNNNNNNNNNNNNNNNNNNNNNNNNNNNNNNNNNNNNNNNNNNNNNNNNNNNNNNNNNNNNNNNNNNNNNNNNNNNNNNNNNNNNNNNNNNNNNNNNNNNNNNNNNNNNNNNNNNNNNNNNNNNNNNNNNNNNNNNNNNNNNNNNNNNNNNNNNNNNNNNNNNNNNNNNNNNNNNNNNNNNNNNNNNNNNNNNNNNNNNNNNNNNNNNNNNNNNNNNNNNNNNNNNNNNNNNNNNNNNNNNNNNNNNNNNNNNNNNNNNNNNNNNNNNNNNNNNNNNNNNNNNNNNNNNNNNNNNNNNNNNNNNNNNNNNNNNNNNNNNNNNNNNNNNNNNNNNNNNNNNNNNNNNNNNNNNNNNNNNNNNNNNNNNNNNNNNNNNNNNNNNNNNNNNNNNNNNNNNNNNNNNNNNNNNNNNNNNNNNNNNNNNNNNNNNNNNNNNNNNNNNNNNNNNNNNNNNNNNNNNNNNNNNNNNNNNNNNNNNNNNNNNNNNNNNNNNNNNNNNNNNNNNNNNNNNNNNNNNNNNNNNNNNNNNNNNNNNNNNNNNNNNNNNNNNNNNNNNNNNNNNNNNNNNNNNNNNNNNNNNNNNNNNNNNNNNNNNNNNNNNNNNNNNNNNNNNNNNNNNNNNNNNNNNNNNNNNNNNNNNNNNNNNNNNNNNNNNNNNNNNNNNNNNNNNNNNNNNNNNNNNNNNNNNNNNNNNNNNNNNNNNNNNNNNNNNNNNNNNNNNNNNNNNNNNNNNNNNNNNNNNNNNNNNNNNNNNNNNNNNNNNNNNNNNNNNNNNNNNNNNNNNNNNNNNNNNNNNNNNNNNNNNNNNNNNNNNNNNNNNNNNNNNNNNNNNNNNNNNNNNNNNNNNNNNNNNNNNNNNNNNNNNNNNNNNNNNNNNNNNNNNNNNNNNNNNNNNNNNNNNNNNNNNNNNNNNNNNNNNNNNNNNNNNNNNNNNNNNNNNNNNNNNNNNNNNNNNNNNNNNNNNNNNNNNNNNNNNNNNNNNNNNNNNNNNNNNNNNNNNNNNNNNNNNNNNNNNNNNNNNNNNNNNNNNNNNNNNNNNNNNNNNNNNNNNNNNNNNNNNNNNNNNNNNNNNNNNNNNNNNNNNNNNNNNNNNNNNNNNNNNNNNNNNNNNNNNNNNNNNNNNNNNNNNNNNNNNNNNNNNNNNNNNNNNNNNNNNNNNNNNNNNNNNNNNNNNNNNNNNNNNNNNNNNNNNNNNNNNNNNNNNNNNNNNNNNNNNNNNNNNNNNNNNNNNNNNNNNNNNNNNNNNNNNNNNNNNNNNNNNNNNNNNNNNNNNNNNNNNNNNNNNNNNNNNNNNNNNNNNNNNNNNNNNNNNNNNNNNNNNNNNNNNNNNNNNNNNNNNNNNNNNNNNNNNNNNNNNNNNNNNNNNNNNNNNNNNNNNNNNNNNNNNNNNNNNNNNNNNNNNNNNNNNNNNNNNNNNNNNNNNNNNNNNNNNNNNNNNNNNNNNNNNNNNNNNNNNNNNNNNNNNNNNNNNNNNNNNNNNNNNNNNNNNNNNNNNNNNNNNNNNNNNNNNNNNNNNNNNNNNNNNNNNNNNNNNNNNNNNNNNNNNNNNNNNNNNNNNNNNNNNNNNNNNNNNNNNNNNNNNNNNNNNNNNNNNNNNNNNNNNNNNNNNNNNNNNNNNNNNNNNNNNNNNNNNNNNNNNNNNNNNNNNNNNNNNNNNNNNNNNNNNNNNNNNNNNNNNNNNNNNNNNNNNNNNNNNNNNNNNNNNNNNNNNNNNNNNNNNNNNNNNNNNNNNNNNNNNNNNNNNNNNNNNNNNNNNNNNNNNNNNNNNNNNNNNNNNNNNNNNNNNNNNNNNNNNNNNNNNNNNNNNNNNNNNNNNNNNNNNNNNNNNNNNNNNNNNNNNNNNNNNNNNNNNNNNNNNNNNNNNNNNNNNNNNNNNNNNNNNNNNNNNNNNNNNNNNNNNNNNNNNNNNNNNNNNNNNNNNNNNNNNNNNNNNNNNNNNNNNNNNNNNNNNNNNNNNNNNNNNNNNNNNNNNNNNNNNNNNNNNNNNNNNNNNNNNNNNNNNNNNNNNNNNNNNNNNNNNNNNNNNNNNNNNNNNNNNNNNNNNNNNNNNNNNNNNNNNNNNNNNNNNNNNNNNNNNNNNNNNNNNNNNNNNNNNNNNNNNNNNNNNNNNNNNNNNNNNNNNNNNNNNNNNNNNNNNNNNNNNNNNNNNNNNNNNNNNNNNNNNNNNNNNNNNNNNNNNNNNNNNNNNNNNNNNNNNNNNNNNNNNNNNNNNNNNNNNNNNNNNNNNNNCCCGCGCCCGCCcccttcctccccgcccccctccccgcccgccgCGCTCGCGCTCGCGCCCGCGGCTCTCGGTTTCCCCgccgagccgccgccgccgctgccagCGAAGGTGCCGGGCGCCGGGCCCTCCCCGCCGGCGCGGCCGTCATCGCCCGGAGCGGGTGCGCGGCGGGAGCGCGGGGGAGGCGGCCGCCGCCAGCGCCGCGGCGCAGGAgctagaggaggagaaagggtgcGCAGCCCGGAGGCGGGGTGCGCCGGTGGGGTGCAGCGGAAGAGGGGGTCCAGGGGGGAGAACTTCGTAGGAGTCATCCTTtttaggaagagggaaaaaataaagccctcccccaccacctccttctccccacccctcgcCGCACCACACACAGCGCGGGCTTCTCGCGCTCGGCACCGGCGGGCCGGGCGCGTCCTGCCTTCATTTATCAAGCAGCTTTTCGGAAAATGCATTTGCTGTTCGGAGTTTAATCGGAAGAGGATTCCCGCCCCCGTGCCCGGCTCGGCCACCGGCTCCCCGTCCCTGTCTGTCTCCGGTGGAGGCGTGAAACGGTCCCGCGGATAGAGATCCATGTCTGTGCCcgcgcgtgtgtgtgcgcgtgtaaATGGCCGAGAGGGGGAAAATCACAGGACTTCTGCAAATACTGGACTGAAAATTGTAATTCatctgctgccgccgctgcctTTTTTTTCTCGTGCTCTTGAGATCTCCGGTTCGGATTCCTACGGATTGACATTTCTGTGACGGAGAAGTCTGGGAATCAATCTGGAAATTCTCCTAATTTTTACCGCTCCCCCCACGCCCTCCTCAACTCCTGATTCATTTGGAAGTTTCAAAGCAGCTATAACCGGAGAGTTCTAAGGATTGGTGGAATCTTTGCCTtatgcatttgttttgttttcacaaaaaaggaaacttgaCAGAGGATCATGCTGTCCTTAAAGAATACAAGTAAGTTCTTTGCACAGGAAATTGGTTTAATGTAACTTTCAATAGAAACATTTGAGATTTTAACTTTAAGTGCATTCGAGTAAGTGTAATTTCCAAGCAGTTTAATACATTCTTTTTAGCTGTGTAACTTGCAATGTGTATGTTCTGCTTTCACCCAGTGTATAAAGAAAAATGCACCTGATTTTGACTTATTAGtgtttttttaacctttcagCATCACAGAGGAAGTAGACTGatattaacaataattaataataatgtgcCTCATGAAATAAAGATCCgaaaggaatttaaataaaaatttcctgcATCTCATGCCAAGAGGGAAACACCAGAATCAAGTGTTCCGCGTGACTGAAGACACCCTCTCATCCAAGAATGCAAAGCACATCCAATAAAATAGCTGGATTATAACTATTCTTTCTTTCGGGGCTGTGGGGCGGGAGCAGGGGCGAGAGGTGCTGTTGGTACCCGGCTGATTTTCCTCGGGGGCAAGGATGGCGCACGCTGGGAGAACAGGGTATGATAACCGGGAGATAGTGATGAAGTACATCCACTATAAGCTGTCGCAGAGGGGCTACGAGTGGGATGCCGGAGACGCGGGCGCCGCGCCCCTGGGGGCCACCCCCGTGCCGGGCATCTTCTCCTCCCAGCCCGGGCGCACCCCCGCGCCCGCCAGGACCTCCCCGCTGCTACCCCCGGCCGCCCCCGCCGGCGCCGCGGGACCTGCCCTCAGCCCTGTGCCACCTGTGGTCCACCTGACCCTGCGCCAGGCCGGCGATGACTTCTCCCGTCGCTACCGCCGCGACTTTGCCGAGATGTCCAGCCAGCTGCACCTGACGCCTTTCACCGCGAGGGGACGCTTTGCCACGGTAGTGGAGGAGCTCTTCAGGGATGGGGTGAACTGGGGGAGGATTGTGGCCTTCTTTGAGTTCGGTGGGGTCATGTGTGTGGAGAGCGTCAACCGGGAGATGTCGCCCCTGGTGGACAACATCGCCCTGTGGATGACTGAATACCTGAACCGGCACCTGCACACCTGGATCCAGGATAACGGAGGCTGGGTAGGTGCATGTCTGGTTGAATGTTAGTCTGGGCTGGACATCTCAGGTCTGAGATGCGGTGGTTGGAGTGTGGGTGGGCCCCTGGGCTAAGGGCGCGCTGATGAGCCGATGAAATAAAATCAGGTTTGTTGCTTCCCCTATACAAAGCTCTCCCCTGCCAACCCTGTGATCATTTCTTCCCGCCCAAAGTGTTTTTCTTACTTGCCGGCCTTTGAGGTCCAAAGATCCTGCATTTGCTATCCTACTGGATTTTTAGGTAAATGGTATCCCTTCGGAGTTTCTCAAACTGGAGGTCCAAGGATGCCCAGCATCACTTACCTGGCCTCAGTTGCTTGCGGGGATTTCAGGGACTCCTCATGAACTAGACCCCAGGTTGGGTCCTGGCAAGCCACATCTTAA is a window from the Equus quagga isolate Etosha38 chromosome 9, UCLA_HA_Equagga_1.0, whole genome shotgun sequence genome containing:
- the BCL2 gene encoding apoptosis regulator Bcl-2 isoform X3 → MAHAGRTGYDNREIVMKYIHYKLSQRGYEWDAGDAGAAPLGATPVPGIFSSQPGRTPAPARTSPLLPPAAPAGAAGPALSPVPPVVHLTLRQAGDDFSRRYRRDFAEMSSQLHLTPFTARGRFATVVEELFRDGVNWGRIVAFFEFGGVMCVESVNREMSPLVDNIALWMTEYLNRHLHTWIQDNGGWDAFVELYGPSMRPLFDFSWLSLKALLSLALVGACITLGAYLGHK
- the BCL2 gene encoding apoptosis regulator Bcl-2 isoform X1, whose product is MAHAGRTGYDNREIVMKYIHYKLSQRGYEWDAGDAGAAPLGATPVPGIFSSQPGRTPAPARTSPLLPPAAPAGAAGPALSPVPPVVHLTLRQAGDDFSRRYRRDFAEMSSQLHLTPFTARGRFATVVEELFRDGVNWGRIVAFFEFGGVMCVESVNREMSPLVDNIALWMTEYLNRHLHTWIQDNGGWQLCQAPTGSQEMFSGGWTIHSGSPLQNLCVSRAGKLNKREVLQRLDPNILIQYFFMSANSLAP
- the BCL2 gene encoding apoptosis regulator Bcl-2 isoform X6, translated to MAHAGRTGYDNREIVMKYIHYKLSQRGYEWDAGDAGAAPLGATPVPGIFSSQPGRTPAPARTSPLLPPAAPAGAAGPALSPVPPVVHLTLRQAGDDFSRRYRRDFAEMSSQLHLTPFTARGRFATVVEELFRDGVNWGRIVAFFEFGGVMCVESVNREMSPLVDNIALWMTEYLNRHLHTWIQDNGGWM
- the BCL2 gene encoding apoptosis regulator Bcl-2 isoform X5; the encoded protein is MAHAGRTGYDNREIVMKYIHYKLSQRGYEWDAGDAGAAPLGATPVPGIFSSQPGRTPAPARTSPLLPPAAPAGAAGPALSPVPPVVHLTLRQAGDDFSRRYRRDFAEMSSQLHLTPFTARGRFATVVEELFRDGVNWGRIVAFFEFGGVMCVESVNREMSPLVDNIALWMTEYLNRHLHTWIQDNGGWVTDGKTRKAVSFSE
- the BCL2 gene encoding apoptosis regulator Bcl-2 isoform X4 gives rise to the protein MAHAGRTGYDNREIVMKYIHYKLSQRGYEWDAGDAGAAPLGATPVPGIFSSQPGRTPAPARTSPLLPPAAPAGAAGPALSPVPPVVHLTLRQAGDDFSRRYRRDFAEMSSQLHLTPFTARGRFATVVEELFRDGVNWGRIVAFFEFGGVMCVESVNREMSPLVDNIALWMTEYLNRHLHTWIQDNGGWAQQKRSTATFRSEHSYPVFFHECQLIGSLSCQGMSHV
- the BCL2 gene encoding apoptosis regulator Bcl-2 isoform X2, producing the protein MAHAGRTGYDNREIVMKYIHYKLSQRGYEWDAGDAGAAPLGATPVPGIFSSQPGRTPAPARTSPLLPPAAPAGAAGPALSPVPPVVHLTLRQAGDDFSRRYRRDFAEMSSQLHLTPFTARGRFATVVEELFRDGVNWGRIVAFFEFGGVMCVESVNREMSPLVDNIALWMTEYLNRHLHTWIQDNGGWGCIMTLGGHPSEMGCLPRMGQWGQRKIESVSCAEVSHMWSQSLGLC